The region ACTAATGGTGCTTTCCCGTGAGTAGGTCAGCTAGCTGGCAATGGAGAAGTTAAAGACAGATTGGGTGGCTATAGATAGGATAACAGTTGAAGAATCTATATACTGCCGTTCCCTAAATTTAGTGTACATTAATAGACCTTTTTATGGAAAGTATAAATCTATAAATACCTTCATGATTAGTTTAGTTGATGGGTCTCTCCTGGGCTTCAGAAGATCAGATTGATTAATATACATGTCGTACGTAATCACATTCAATTAGAGTACCTATGATCACCAGCCGTTTATGTACAGGAATTGTCAGTCTGCTCATGGTAGTTGAGCTGTTGGGTTGTCAGGATCATTCAACAGGGGTTACGCCCGGCCCTGATCGGTTACGGGTGAAAACTATTACCCAGCAATTAACCGGCAGTGCCAGTGTAAGTGCTGTTAGCGCATTTTCGTACGATGGACAGGGCCGACTGAGCTCTATTGTGGCTTATCGAATGCCCGATAGCACAGTGGCACCGGTTGAAAATACGGTTTATCAATATGATACCCAAGATAGATTGATTCAGGTACAGCACTCGGAAGTCCGGCGGGGGGCAAATTCAGAAACTTATACCCTTACGTATAATGCAGCAGGTCAGTTAACGCAATTGTCCCACTTGCCGTCGACGTTCAGCCTAACTTTCCAATATAATTCCGCTAATCAGCCATCAGGTTACAGCAGGGGAATTGGTGTTGGGGGGCTTCGGGCCAGCGGAGGTGGTTCATTCACCTTCGCCGGCAATAACCTTATGTCTGTTTCCGAAGATTTTAAAGTATTCCGTTCCGGGGAGTCGGCAGCGGCTCCGCCAGCTTACTACAGGCTGACAAGCACAACGTACACGTTCGATGATAAACTGGACCCGTTTTACGGCGTATTTATCATTCCGGCACCGGGTGTTTTTCTGCCGTTTGCTAGTTCGCCCGGCGCGTTGAGCCCGTTCTATATGCTGTATGGGGGTATCGATAACACACTTAACCTAAGCCAGAATAATGTACTGTCTGCTGTGAGCTCCAACGGAACAACCACCCAGTACAGCTACACGTATAACGCGGCTAATCTGCCTGCCAGCCGAACAACAACGCTTAATAGTGTTGTAACGGAAGTCTTACGCTTTGGGTATGAATCGTATTGAGTAGGTCGCTTTTTGCTTCAGGTTTACGTTTTCTCCGCTTTGGCGATACTGGTTCCACGGACCCGATAAGCTCAAAGGAATTCTTTCACTCGTTAGCACAATGAGCATACTTACAATAAGGATGTTGCCGAGAACTTAATGTAACGGTAAAAAAAACCTACTTATTCGGTAAATTAAATAAACATATTGTACGGACATATTGAACTGTGCTGATAATTAATTAGCTTTTCCATTGAATTCACACAGCAACGGATTTCCTGGAAAACAGTAATGAATGGCACTAAATTTTACGCTCTATTGTCGCTGGCGATATTATATGTTAGCCTGTCTACAAAAACGTTTTCTCAGTCTGACGCACAGCATTTTAGTCACCTCAGCGTCGACGAGGGATTGTCCCAAAGTAGTGTATACGCCATTACGCAGGATGCCAAAGGGTTTATGTGGTTTGGTACCCGCAATGGACTGAACCGCTACGATTCCCACCAGGTCGTTGTGTACGAACACAAATCCGGTGATGCCAACAGCCTGGCCGCAAATACGATAAACAGCTTGTTGCACGACCGGAAAGGCCAGCTTTGGGTGGGAACTACCAAAGGTATAGCCGTCTATCGACCTAAAGAGAACAATTTTTTGCGGTTGTCGCCGGTCATAACCAAAACGGGTAAACCCGCCGACTCCTCCATCAACGTACTGGCCGAAGACCACCAGAAGCGCATCTGGGTAGGTACGCCCCGTGGACTTTTCCGGCTTCACGCTACCAACCTGCGTCGTGCTGACCGGCTAGTCGATCTGACTTACCAGCAGCAGGACCTCAGCCACCAAACCATCAGAACCTTATACGAAGCCCGCGATCACACAATGTGGGTGGGTACATCGGCCGGACTCGCCCGCTTGCAGCGAACCCCGGCGGGGCGTTTCAAACTAACCAATTTTTACCTGAATCCGGCCGATTCCATTTTTCACAATACATCGAATGGCATCAACGCCATCGTTGAAGATAAACGGGGTAGGTTGTGGTTGGGTACCGAGCGTAATGGCATTGCCCTGTTCGACCCGCAGCAGGGGCGGGTCATAACCTGGCATCCCGCTCCCGGTCTCGATTTAAGTACGCAGACGATCCGCACCATTCTACCCGACGGCAAGGGGAACTACTGGGTAGGCACCATGACGGGGCTGCACATTATCGCCCAGGATGGCAGCCGGTTTAGTACCCTGATCAATCACCCTAACGACGTCACGTCGCTGAGCGATAATTCCGTACGTTCGCTGTTTCGGGACCGTGACGGATCGGTTTGGGTGGGCACTTACTATGGTGGCGTTGGCATGTACAGCCCACTTGCCCGACAATTCAGCGCCTATCGGCCACTGGATCGGCAGGGTGGGTTACCCTTTAAAATTGCCGGGCCAATGCTTCCAGCCAACAGCCCCGCCCAGCGGTGGATTGGTACGGAAGATAAAGGGTTGTTTCTGATCAACGCCGATAAAAGTATTGCCCGGCATTATACCCACAACCCGAAGCAGCATCAGTCGCTTACCAATGATAAGATAAAATGCCTGCTGGCCGAGGGCAAGAGCGGGTTGTGGGTCGGAACTTTGAAAGGACTGAATTACATTGACCTTCAGCAGAATACCGTCACCCAGTATCTGCACGAACCCAACAATCCGCATTCCTTGCCCGACGATCACATTTATGATGTGAAGCGGGATGCCGAAGGAACGCTCTGGGTGGCAACCTATTTTGGCGGTCTGTGCCGGTTCGATGAAAAGACGAGATCGTTCATCCCGCTGACTCACCAGACATCTCAGGCATCCTCCCTAAGTTCCAGCAATATCACCTGTCTTCTGCCTGATAACAAACAGCAGCTATGGGTTGGGACACTGGGCGGGCTGAATCGGAAAATAACCGGTCGGGATGCGTTTGTGCGGTATACACATCACCCCGGCAATAGCCGATCCCTGAGCAATAACCACATTATATGCCTGTTCGAAGACCGAAAACACCGGCTCTGGATCGGAACGCGCGACGGTGGATTGAATCTGCTATTGCCCGATCAACAGTCATTCCGGCATTTTACAACCGCACAGGGCTTACTCAGCAATTCCATCTTCGGTATTCTCGAAGACAGCCGGGGCATGCTCTGGCTCAGTACCGATAAAGGCATCGTTCAGTTCGACCCGGAGCGGTCGACGTTTATTGCCTACAATAAATATGACGGCTTGATCTGCAAAGAATTTACGCCGAATTCAACGTTCCGGGATGCGCAGGGCTTGCTGTACTTCGGCGGTTACAATGGTATTGTCGTCTTCAGCCCGGAGCGTATTCGGCGCAACACGACACCCCCCAGGCTGGCGTTTACGGGGTTGCATTTATTTAATCAGCGGCAAACGACACCCTCGTCCGGAAACCGGGCCGATGCACCCGTGGATTTTAGCCGCCCGCTGACCTTTACGCACTGGCAGAATGTGTTTACGCTGGACTTTGCCGCTTTCAACTATATCAATTCGCCTAAAAACCGCTATGCCTATCAACTGGTGGGCTTCGACAACGACTGGAACTACGTGAAAGACCCGCAGGCAACCTACATGAATCTGCCCGCAGGCGACTATGTGCTGCGGGTAAAAGGGACGAACAACGACGATGTCTGGAATGCCAAACCGCTGGAACTGGCCATCACGGTCTTGCCGCCCTTCTGGAAAACTGCCTGGGCGTATTGCCTGTACATACTCGTCTTTCTGGGGATGCTGCGCTTATGGTCGAGATTTAACCGGAACCGGCTGCAACTGGCGCACGACCTGCAGGTGGAACACGACGAGAAAACCCGCCAGCAGGCCCTTCACCAGACCAAGTTGAATTTCTTTACGGAAATAGCCCACGAAATCCGCACACCGTTGACCCTCGTGATGGCCCCCATCGAAGTGCTGGCCAACCAGTATACGGCCGATACATTGATTCAGAAGCAGGTATCCATTATGCGGAACAGCACCGACCGATTGCTTCGCTTGCTCAACCAGCTCCTCGATTTCAGAAAGCACGAAACCAGTCATGTGCAGCTACACCTGCAAACGGTTGATCTGGTTGCTTTAATGCGAACCATTACCGACTCGTTTCTGGAACACGCCCGGTCTCGCCGGATTACCCTGCGCAACGAATCGACCGTCGATGTGCTGCCCGCCTGTGTTGACGTGGGCGAGGTTGAAAAGGTCATTTATAATCTGTTGCAGAACGCCCTGAAGTTCACCCCAACAGAAGGTACCGTATCGGTACGGCTGCAACAGGATGTTCGTGGTTCCGGTCGGGCCGTTATTTTTATCGAAGATACGGGGCGTGGTATTCCGGCCGCTGATTTGGAGCATATCTTTGACCAGTTCTATCAGGTTAACCATCCGCAAACCCACGATACCGGGTTTGGGCTGGGCCTGGCCCTCAGTAAGCACATCGTTGAACAGCATCAGGGACAGATTAGCGTTGAGAGCAGCGAGGCAACCCCCCTGCAGCCTGGCTTTACGCGCTTTACGATCACCTTGCCCTTGTCGCTCCTGCCCCATAATGGAGCTGGAGATTCCGTATCCTATGCGCCAATGGCCACCCCGCCCGTGACTCTATTTGCACAGACGGAGCCCCTGCCGGTGGTAGCTAAACCAACTGACGGCAGCGAAAGGTCAATTGTTTTACTCGTTGAGGATCAGGATGATATACGAACGTATTTGAAGGGCCTGTTTGTGGAGAAGTACGACGTTATGGAGGCCGCCGACGGGGCGCAGGGCTGGGACATTGCCACGCGAACCCTTCCTGATCTCATCATTGCCGATGTAGCCATGCCCATAATGGATGGTTTCGCCATGACGCACCGGCTTAAGTCGGACCCGCGTACCAGCCATATTCCGGTCATTATGCTAACGGCCAAAGGAACGGTCGATAGCCAGTTGACGGGCCTGGAAACCGGCGCCGACGATTACGTGAGTAAACCGTTCCATCCGATTCTGCTTCAGGCGCGGGTGAGCAATCTGCTGGCTGTTCGGGAGCAGCTGAAGGCGAAATATAATCGGCTCGTGACCTTACAACCGCAGGCCCAGACGCTGGACCATCCGGACGAGAAATTCCTCAATCAGCTCATGACCGTACTCGACCGCCAACTGAGCGAGCCCGACTTTAACGTAGCCAGTCTGGTTACTGAAATCGGCATGAGCCGACCCGTTCTGTTTCGGAAGGTGAAAATGCTGACGGGCTTATCGGTCATTGATCTGCTCCGGACAACACGACTCAAGAAAGCCGAAATGTTGCTGAAGCAGCGGAAAGTCAGCGTATCGGAAGTCGCCTTCGCCGTGGGATTCAGCGATCCCAAATACTTCAGTCGGGTGTTTCGCGCCCATTTTGGCCAGACGCCCTCCGAATGCAGCGCACGGATGGATGTGTTGGTGGAGTCGTTAAATGGTTAAGTAATGGAGTAGTGGATGTGATGTGGTGTCGGTTTCTCAAAACCGACACACTCGCGTCAGCAATCCTGTCGGTTTTGAGAAACCGACACCACATCACACCCACCACTCAACGACCATTGATCTTCTTCGCCCTAAGTAGGGCTTCCAGGTAGTAATAATCGGCGTAGATCAACGGCACATCCCGCTCAAACGTTTTGGCACCTGTACTGTGCAGCAGCAGGAAACCGTGATTCTGACCCTTTGGCGATGCGTAGCTTTTCGCCAGGCTGGTCATCACCTGATCGGCCTTTTTCCGGTACGGGGCATTCGGCACATACGTACTTAGCTCGAAAAGCGCCGACGCCATAATGGCCGCTGCCGATGCATCGCGTGGCTCCTTGGGAATCCCCGGCGCATCGAAATCATAGTACGGCACCAGATCAGCGGGCATATGCGGATGGTTCAGCATGAATTGGGCAATGGCTTCGGCCTGACGCAGAAAAGCGGGGTCTTTCGTTTCGCGGTAGCAAACGGTATAGCCGTACAATCCCCAGGCCTGCCCACGCGCCCAGGCCGATTCATCACTAAATCCCTGATGCGTATTTTTCTTCAGCACCTTACCCGTCAGCGTATCGTAGTCGACAACGTGGTATGAGCTATGATCCGGACGGTAATGGTTTTTGAGGGTCGTCCGGGCATGGGTAACGGCAATGTGGTAGAAGGTTGAGTCGCCGGTGAGTCGGGTGGCGGCAAAGAGAAGTTCCAGGTTCATCATGTTGTCGATAATGACCGGACATTGCCACACCTCCTGGTGGTGATCCCAGGAGCGAATAATTCCCGCTTTAGGCTTGAAGCGCGTCGACAGGGTTTTAGCCGCTTCGATGAGGACTGCCCGGTAGGCCGGGTCATGCGTTAGCCGGTACCCGTTGCCATAGCTGCTGTAGAGTTTGAAACCCATGTCGTGGGTACCGCCATTGGTCTTTTCGCGTTCCAGCCGGGCGGTGTAGGTGCGGGCCTCATTTGCCCATTCTTCCTTGCCGGTATATTCATAGAGGTACCAGAGTTCGCCGGGGAAAAAACCGCTGGTCCAGTCGCGGGCGGGTACGGCCTGAAGTGAGCCATCGGCCGCGATGGTGCGGGGTGATACCCGGGCGGGCTTTCCGGCAGCGGGTTGCGGCACCCGTTCTGTCATTTCTTGCAGCATAAAACGTAGCTGCTGTTCGGCCTCGTCAAACCGGGCCCGAATTGTCTGCTCGGGGATAAAACCGGTCAGTAGCAGGAAAGGAAGTAAATAGCGTAGGGTTAGTCGGTTAGGGGTCATAGCGTAGTGGCAAAGTCATTAAAGGATAATCGACAGCATATATACCAGTAGGGTGACGATGAGCACCACCGCGCCGATTTCAGCGATTATATACCGGTTCTTCACCTTTCTCATATCTGCTCCCGTTTGATACTGCAAGTTTAGTTCCCTTTGACTTTTTGCTGGTTACTCCAACTGTTCATAAAGGAGGACAAAACGTTCGGGCGGGTGAAGAAGCGTTCAAAAGGGTGGATTAATCGCTCATTTTTATATTATTCCACTATTTTATTGTCAAATACCAGTAGTATTGTCCTGGTAATGGGGCCCCGGAGGCTCCGGAGCGCAAGCTGAAGCTCCCGCCATTTACCTCCGCTGCACCCTTCAACTTTCACCTACTTTACAGAAAACACATGCCAAACTATTTACTCAATAGGCTTCAACAGTCGATACCCTACTGTTGGTTAGCTCTGCTGTTGACGATCGGCATTGCCAACGGGCAGACAACCACTTACTCGTTTAGCGGGCGGGTACTGGATGAGAAAAATACGGGCCTCCCCGGCGCTACGGTCGTCCTGAAAAACAATAACAAGACGGGCACTACCACCGACGCCAACGGTAAGTTCACGATCAGCATGCCCACGGGCGGTGGCACACTGGTGGTATCGGCCATTGGTTACCTGGCCAAAGAAGTTGCCGTTACGAGCGAAACCACCATCGACGTACCGATGGCTCCCGACGTAAAGACGCTCAACGAAGTGGTGGTAGTTGGTTACGGAACTCAAAAGAAGGAAAACCTGACAGGGGCCGTGGCGGCCATTACCATCGATGATAAAATATCGAGCAGGTCGCTGTCAAACGTCTCCTCGGCGCTGTCGGGCCTGATTCCGGGTCTGGCCGTTCAGCAGTCGACGGGGCAGGCGGGGCGCAGCGGGGCCGCGCTAGTGATCCGGGGGCTGGGAACGGTCAATAACTCGGGGCCGCTGATTGTCGTAGATGGTATTCCCGATGTCGACATCAACCGGATCGACATGAACGACGTTGCCAGTATCTCCGTCCTGAAAGATGCGGCCTCGGCTTCCGTTTACGGGTCAAGGGCAGCTAACGGCGTTGTGTTGATCACCACCAAAAACGGCTCGCAGAACAAGAAACCGGTCATCAGTTACACGGGCACGTACGGCCTTTCAGAACCGACCAATTTCTATAACTACTTCGATGACTACGCCCGTTCGCTTACCATGCACCTGCGGGCCTCGGGGGCGGGGGCATCGTCGACCACCTTCCGGTATGGCACCGTGGAGGACTGGCTGTCGAAGAGCATGATCGACCCGATCAAATACCCCAGCACCAACTGGTGGGATGTGGTGCTGCGCGATAAGGGCCGGATTCAGACACATAACCTGTCGGCAGCGGGTGGCAATGAGCGTTCCAATTTTTACCTGTCGGCGGGGATATATGATGAGTTGGGTATCCTGATCAATCACGATTACAAGCGATACAACACCCGATTTAACCTGGACTACAAACTGAGCGACCATATTAAAGTCGGCATTCGGATGGATGGACAATGGTCGAAGCAGACCTACGCCAACTCCGAAGGGCTGATTACCTATACCGGAACCGGGGGCTACGACATTCGCTATGCCGTGGCCGGTATTCTGCCGCAAAACCCGCTTACTGGTCAGTATGGGGGTGCAATGGCCTATGGCGAAGATGCCCTGGCGTATAATATGCTGGCGGCCATGAACGTCAACCATAACCTACGCGACCGCCAGGAAGCCAACGGTAATTTATACGGCGAGTGGACGCCCATCACGGGCTTGACCATCCGCGGTGATTATGGCCTGCGGTATTACAATCAATTTACAAAAAGCTACGCCGACCCCTCGGATGTCTTTAACTTCCAGACGAACCAGATTTCACGCAATCTCGTATCCAGCAGCGCTGGTATTAGCAACGCCATCAATTCGGGCTATAAAACGCTGCTTCAGGGCCGGGTAACGTACAACAAAACGCTCTTCGGCAACCATCAGCTGAGTCTGTTGGGGGCTTATACGGAAGAATACTGGTTCAACCGAAACCTGTCGGCCAGTCGCCTGGAGCGCATCAACCCGCTCCTGAGTGAAATCGACGCGGCTCTTACCACGACGCAGGCTGCCGGGGGTAACTCCGACGCCGAAGGGTTGCGGTCGGGCATCGGTCGACTCAATTACGTCGTCAACGATAAATACCTGTTTGAAGTGAACGCCCGCTACGATGGGTCCAGCAAGTTTCTGCCGGGATTTCAGTACGGCTTTTTTCCGTCGGCATCGGCAGGCTGGCGTTTCTCGGAAGAGCCTTTCTTCAAGCGGTTCAGTTCCGTGGTATCGTCGGGTAAAGTCCGGGCTTCCATTGGTAAGCTGGGCAACAACTCGGGCGTGGGGCGGTACGAACAGCGCGATATTTTCAACCTGACCAATTATATCCTGAACGGGAAAATCACCAAAGGCTTTAGTTCGGCCAAAATTATCAACGAGGATTTCTCCTGGGAAGAAACCAACGTAACCAACCTTGGGCTGGACCTGGCTTTCTTCGGCGGTCGCCTGACAACCGATATTGATTACTACAACAAGCTGACTTCCGGGATGATCCGCCCGTCGTCGCTGTCGACTTTCCTGACCGGCTACAACGCCCCGCGTGTGAACATCGGCAAGCTCCGGAATACGGGTGTAGAAGTCAATGTCACCTACCGGGCCAAGGTTCGTGATGCTAACGTTGGAGCAACGCTCAACATGGCCTTTAACCAAAATAAACTGCTGGAGTGGAATGAGTTTCTGAGCAAAGGGTACACCTACCTGAACCTGCCTTATCACTTCGCTTACAGCCGCGTGGCCACGGGCATTGCCCAGAGCTGGGAGGATATTGCCAACGCACCCTATCAGGGACAGTACTTTTCGCCGGGCGATATTCTGTATAAAGACCTCAATGGCGACGGTCAGGTGAACGACGAAGACCGTAAAGCCGAACCCAAATTTAACCGGGATCAGCCTACGGGTACCTACGGCCTCAATCTGTTTGCCAACTGGCGGGGTTTCGATGTCAGCGTACTCTGGCAGGCTGCCACCGGCCGGAAAGATTTCTGGCTGGAGCCGTTCAACAACGTCAACATTCCGGCCGCACGCAACGCCTTTCAGGACTTTTTATGGAACGATACCTGGAGCCTCGACAACCGGCTGGCGTCGCTGCCCCGGCTTGTTACGGGTTCGGGTGGTAACAACCAGGCCGAATCGACCTTCTGGCTCGACAACTTTGGTTACCTGCGGCTTAAGAATATTCAGTTGGGCTACAACATTCCCACCAAATATATCAGCCGGTTGGGATTGAGTAAGGTCCGTATCTACGGAACATCCGAAAACCTGCTGACCTTCACAAAATACCGCGGTGTCGACCCGGAAAAGAGCACGAGTGTGTCGGGAGCCGATAATAATGACGACCCGTTTCCGCTGCTCAAATCCTATTCGTTCGGTCTTAACCTCAGCTTTTAATGTATACCCCCTTTGCCATGAATCGACTTTATAACGTATGTGTGCTGCTGGGGCTGATGCTGGTGTCAGTGGCTTGTACCGAGAATTTACTCGACCAGATCCCCACGACGCAACTGTCGGCAGAACTGTTCTGGAAGACAACGGCCGATGCCACGGCGGCTGTTAACGGCGTCTATGAAGCCAACCGGACTACCTTCGACCGGGATTACTATTTCGACGGGGCCGGTGAATTTGTCAATACCCGTGGGACCAGCAACAACCAGGGCACATTTAACCCCAGTGGTCTGGGCTCCAACGGTAATTTTGGATTTCTGTGGGGCGATTGTTACCGGGCTATCAACCGCGCCAACTATGTGCTGGGCAATATTGGTACCCTGCGATCGACGCTCAACCAGCCCGCCGATCTGGCCCTGATGGATCGGCTGGTGGCCGAAACCCGCTTTCTGCGTGCCATCAACTACTTCCGACTGATCGACCTGTGGGGCGATGTGCCTTACTTTACCAGAAAACTGGACGGTAATGCCGAAGCGTATGGCCTTTCCCGAACGCCCCGCGCCGTTGTTAAGGATTCTATCCTGGCCGACCTGAGTTTTGCGGCAACGATTCTACCCGAAGTTTATGCGGGCGACAATCTGGGTCGGGCCTCCCGGCTGGCGGCTCTGGCTTTCAGCGGTAAAGTGAACCTGTTCTGGGCCAGCTGGATGAAAAACGAAGGTAACAGCGCCGAAGCACAGAAGCATTTTGCGGCAGCAGCGGCTGACTTCAAAAAGATTGTCGACAAAAATATTCCGCTGTTTCGTAATGGTGAGCCGGGGCCGTCCGATAATCCCAACTACTGGCATCTGTTTCAGTACTTCAACGAGTATGACCCCGAAATCATTTTTTCCGTACAGTTTGGCGGGCCGCTGCTGAGCCAGGGCGAGGAACTGTCGCGCGATTTCGGTAACCGAAATACCGGTTTCGGTCAGTGCTGGGTTGCGCCCACGTTCCGCTTAGCCAACCGGTATCAACTGGTGAGCACCGGCGATTTCGCGCCCCCACTCGTACTGAGCCGCACCACGACGCTGCTCAACAGCGCCACCAACCCAAAATCGTACGAAGGACGCGACTACCGGATGCGGGCCACAATGGTGTGGGACGGCCAGAAAATGGTGCAGCTGTCGACCGACGGCTTAACGGTACTGCCCGATAGCCTGCCCTTCCGCTTTGGTAACCGCGACGGGGTAACGGCCCTTAACTATGACGGACAAACGTCCGGCTACATGTTTCGCAAATGGGTGCGACAGACGGGCGGTATCGGCCGGAGCGATGGCCCGCAGGACATCTACCTGATGCGCCTGCCCGATGTGTGGCTCATGTATGCCGAGGCTGTTAACGAAGTCAACGGCGGCCCCACGCCCGAACTCTTCACCCTGCTGAACCGCATTCGTCGCAGGGGTAACCTGCCTGCCCTCAACACGGCGAAGTTTTCGACCCAGGCCGAATTTTTCAAAGCCATCGAGCAGGAGCGGATCATTGAACTGGTGGGCGAAGGGCAGCGCTTCTTCGACATTCGTCGCTGGAAAAAGGCCGAAGAAATCTGGCCCGCTCCATCCGGGCAGGTGCTCTTCGACACCCAGGGCACCCGCGTCCGCGATGAGTTTGTCAATGCCGATCTGCGCGCCTACCAGCGGTATTATATTTTTCAGATTCCGCCCGCCGAGATCGAAGTAAATGCCAAAATAACCCAAAACGCACCCTGGTTATAACCCGACGACCCACTACTATGAAACGTTCAATTCTTTATATCTGTCTATGTCTGTTCATGCTGGCCGGCATCGCGGCCTGTAGCAAGCAGGACCCCATTGACGAAGCCGGTCTGCTGATTACGCAGCGGGCGCAATCCTACATGACTTCTTTCGATCTGCTGGGTTCTGATCACCGCACCGTGCTGGTGAGCGGCCAGACAAAAGTAGACACCACGGCACTGACCGTTACGGCCGTCGCCAAGTTTGGCACTAACATGCAGCGGCTCAAACCTTTCTGTAGTGTGGTAAGTGATGCCATTGTAGAACCTACGATGGGCGTCTGGACCGATTTCTCCCAGCCCCTGACTTACACGGTTGTGTCGGGTAACCGGCTTGTGCGTAAAACCTATACCGTTACGGTCACGCTTCAAAAATAACCTCCCATGCGACCTTATTTTCTTTCTTTCGTATACGTTGCATTCGTTCTGCTGGCAGTGAGCTGCAAGGAAACGGTACAGCCCGCCGAACCTTTCAAAAACGATTTGCTGAAAAAAACGACCGGTCCCGCCGTAGTTGGCGACCGTATCGAGTTTGCCTACGCCATCGGCACCCTGGAGGGCGACCTGAAAAACGTTCGTGCCGAGGCTACCCTGGCCGGGGGCATCGGTACGGGGTTCAGCCGTAATTCATGGTACACCAATTACAGCACGGGGGTCGATCAGCCCCGGCAAACGGCAACCGATACTATCACAAATGGGGCTGTATCGACCGCAAATATTATCGACGCGGCCACTAACAAAGCCGTTACGCTGCGCTATTATTACTACCCCACGGCTGATGCCCAGGGGAAAGATGTATCGTTTCGGTTCAGCGCGACCTCATCGACCGGTAAAGAAGTGAGCATTCAGTCACCGATTTACCGCATCAGCAGTATGGACATGAAGCGGTCAATTGTGCTGGGCGATGGTGCCAAAGCCTATGTTTCACTCGCCGATATGACGGCTTACACCAAAGCCGAAGTGGAGCAGAACAATCTGGCCGGAAAAATCGACTTCGTGTATATCTATCGGCCCACGATCAATACGTTTGCGTTTGGTCATGCGCTCATAGCGCCGTCAAACCCTACCTATCTACAGGATGTTATCCTGCCAACGGGTCTGACCAAGACGCGAACGGCGATTGACAAACGGGTCGATGTGAAAGACGCGCAACTGCGGGGTACGGCTGGTTTCGACGTGTACATCGATGACATCGATCTTCGACAGACAACCTTTGTCAACGCGGCCGACTATGCCTATGGCCTGGCTGCCGATCAGG is a window of Spirosoma linguale DSM 74 DNA encoding:
- a CDS encoding glycosyl hydrolase family 88 (PFAM: glycosyl hydrolase family 88~KEGG: rle:pRL120662 putative unsaturated glucuronyl hydrolase), with amino-acid sequence MTPNRLTLRYLLPFLLLTGFIPEQTIRARFDEAEQQLRFMLQEMTERVPQPAAGKPARVSPRTIAADGSLQAVPARDWTSGFFPGELWYLYEYTGKEEWANEARTYTARLEREKTNGGTHDMGFKLYSSYGNGYRLTHDPAYRAVLIEAAKTLSTRFKPKAGIIRSWDHHQEVWQCPVIIDNMMNLELLFAATRLTGDSTFYHIAVTHARTTLKNHYRPDHSSYHVVDYDTLTGKVLKKNTHQGFSDESAWARGQAWGLYGYTVCYRETKDPAFLRQAEAIAQFMLNHPHMPADLVPYYDFDAPGIPKEPRDASAAAIMASALFELSTYVPNAPYRKKADQVMTSLAKSYASPKGQNHGFLLLHSTGAKTFERDVPLIYADYYYLEALLRAKKINGR
- a CDS encoding histidine kinase (PFAM: ATP-binding region ATPase domain protein; response regulator receiver; Two component regulator three Y domain protein; Two component regulator propeller; helix- turn-helix- domain containing protein AraC type; histidine kinase A domain protein~SMART: ATP-binding region ATPase domain protein; response regulator receiver; Helix-turn-helix, AraC domain; histidine kinase A domain protein~KEGG: sde:Sde_0667 response regulator receiver domain-containing protein) — its product is MNGTKFYALLSLAILYVSLSTKTFSQSDAQHFSHLSVDEGLSQSSVYAITQDAKGFMWFGTRNGLNRYDSHQVVVYEHKSGDANSLAANTINSLLHDRKGQLWVGTTKGIAVYRPKENNFLRLSPVITKTGKPADSSINVLAEDHQKRIWVGTPRGLFRLHATNLRRADRLVDLTYQQQDLSHQTIRTLYEARDHTMWVGTSAGLARLQRTPAGRFKLTNFYLNPADSIFHNTSNGINAIVEDKRGRLWLGTERNGIALFDPQQGRVITWHPAPGLDLSTQTIRTILPDGKGNYWVGTMTGLHIIAQDGSRFSTLINHPNDVTSLSDNSVRSLFRDRDGSVWVGTYYGGVGMYSPLARQFSAYRPLDRQGGLPFKIAGPMLPANSPAQRWIGTEDKGLFLINADKSIARHYTHNPKQHQSLTNDKIKCLLAEGKSGLWVGTLKGLNYIDLQQNTVTQYLHEPNNPHSLPDDHIYDVKRDAEGTLWVATYFGGLCRFDEKTRSFIPLTHQTSQASSLSSSNITCLLPDNKQQLWVGTLGGLNRKITGRDAFVRYTHHPGNSRSLSNNHIICLFEDRKHRLWIGTRDGGLNLLLPDQQSFRHFTTAQGLLSNSIFGILEDSRGMLWLSTDKGIVQFDPERSTFIAYNKYDGLICKEFTPNSTFRDAQGLLYFGGYNGIVVFSPERIRRNTTPPRLAFTGLHLFNQRQTTPSSGNRADAPVDFSRPLTFTHWQNVFTLDFAAFNYINSPKNRYAYQLVGFDNDWNYVKDPQATYMNLPAGDYVLRVKGTNNDDVWNAKPLELAITVLPPFWKTAWAYCLYILVFLGMLRLWSRFNRNRLQLAHDLQVEHDEKTRQQALHQTKLNFFTEIAHEIRTPLTLVMAPIEVLANQYTADTLIQKQVSIMRNSTDRLLRLLNQLLDFRKHETSHVQLHLQTVDLVALMRTITDSFLEHARSRRITLRNESTVDVLPACVDVGEVEKVIYNLLQNALKFTPTEGTVSVRLQQDVRGSGRAVIFIEDTGRGIPAADLEHIFDQFYQVNHPQTHDTGFGLGLALSKHIVEQHQGQISVESSEATPLQPGFTRFTITLPLSLLPHNGAGDSVSYAPMATPPVTLFAQTEPLPVVAKPTDGSERSIVLLVEDQDDIRTYLKGLFVEKYDVMEAADGAQGWDIATRTLPDLIIADVAMPIMDGFAMTHRLKSDPRTSHIPVIMLTAKGTVDSQLTGLETGADDYVSKPFHPILLQARVSNLLAVREQLKAKYNRLVTLQPQAQTLDHPDEKFLNQLMTVLDRQLSEPDFNVASLVTEIGMSRPVLFRKVKMLTGLSVIDLLRTTRLKKAEMLLKQRKVSVSEVAFAVGFSDPKYFSRVFRAHFGQTPSECSARMDVLVESLNG